One window of the Eschrichtius robustus isolate mEscRob2 chromosome X, mEscRob2.pri, whole genome shotgun sequence genome contains the following:
- the LOC137756341 gene encoding LOW QUALITY PROTEIN: toll-like receptor 13 (The sequence of the model RefSeq protein was modified relative to this genomic sequence to represent the inferred CDS: substituted 1 base at 1 genomic stop codon), which yields MKIYHVYIWCRLLRNLPVLEALVFWKNAINAGGIKRLAKCTRLLSLDLSQSNNLVHLNDSEFDAMPSLQRLNLNTCQLSFLSNRTWGALQNLRALDLSHNKFKRFPDFAFSPLRYLQSLFLSRHPITELNNMAFYGLYSLKELNLAGCWIVEIDKYSFAQLPNLESLDLGYNNIRTLKCRTFQFLKKLQVLILSQNRLKDIEENAFSDLNYLYKLDLAYNILSSFQAGLFLGLENLEVLNLSFNKISYETTRTLPFPPFMNLKSVKQLNLEGQIHGIQVVPTNFFQGLNGLQELLLGKNPMVFLDDLQFDSLINLTKLDISGTKSGDRSLSLNISLFQKLKRLKMLRLENNLVSLTPGMFSGLESLQVFSLRFNNLRVINQSHLENLKSLKYFDLYGNKLQCSCDNAWFKNWSINTANVHIPYLRSYTCQQPNIQSLLIDFDDSMCNFDLGKVCFFCSFSLVLTTMVSSWFIAKMTPSLWYGLYIFXAWYLAKWHRTEKEFIYDAFVSFTATDEQWVYEELVPALEEGGQPTFKLCLHHRDFEPDIDIFENIQNAINTSQKTLCVVSNHYLHSEWCQLEVQLASIKMFYEHEDVIILIFLEEIPNYKLSSYHRLRKLVNRQTFITWPDSAQERPLFWARIRNALGNKSVEKDNAQLIVAQ from the coding sequence ATGAAGATATACCATGTCTATATTTGGTGTCGCCTCCTCCGAAATTTACCTGTATTAGAGGCTTTGGTTTTTTGGAAAAATGCCATTAATGCAGGGGGCATAAAGCGCCTTGCCAAATGTACCAGGCTTTTGTCCCTTGACCTGAGCCAAAGCAATAATCTTGTTCACCTCAATGACAGTGAGTTTGATGCTATGCCCAGCCTCCAAAGGTTGAATCTAAACACGTGTCAACTTTCCTTTCTCAGCAACAGGACCTGGGGTGCCCTCCAGAACTTGAGAGCCCTAGACCTGAGCCACAATAAGTTTAAAAGATTTCCAGATTTTGCATTTTCACCCTTGAGGTACCtacaatctctctttctctctagacATCCCATCACAGAACTCAATAATATGGCCTTCTATGGGCTGTATTCATTGAAGGAGCTCAACTTGGCCGGGTGCTGGATAGTAGAAATTGACAAATACTCCTTTGCTCAACTTCCAAATTTAGAGAGTTTAGACCTTGGATACAACAATATTCGGACACTGAAATGCAGAACATTTCAGTTTCTGAAGAAGCTCCAAGTTCTCATTCTCTCCCAGAACCGCCTGAAAGACATAGAGGAGAATGCATTTTCTGACCTCAATTACCTCTATAAACTTGACTTGGCATACAATATCTTGTCAAGTTTTCAAGCAGGCCTTTTCTTGGGCCTGGAAAATCTAGAAGTTTTGAATCTCAGTTTTAATAAAATTAGTTATGAAACCACTAGGACCTTGCCATTTCCTCCATTTATGAACCTCAAGTCTGTGAAACAACTCAACCTAGAAGGACAAATACATGGAATTCAGGTTGTTCCAACCAACTTCTTCCAAGGGCTGAATGGCCTGCAGGAGTTACTCCTAGGGAAAAATCCCATGGTATTCCTAGACGACCTTCAGTTTGACTCCCTGATTAATCTCACAAAGTTGGATATCTCAGGAACAAAATCTGGAGACCGAAGTCTCAgtttaaatatttccttattcCAAAAACTCAAAAGACTAAAAATGCTGCGCCTAGAAAACAACTTAGTGTCATTGACTCCTGGCATGTTCTCTGGCTTAGAAAGCCTTCAGGTCTTCTCTTTAAGATTCAACAACCTAAGAGTCATTAATCAAAGTCATCTGGAGAATCTGAAATCTCTGAAGTACTTTGATCTCTATGGGAACAAACTTCAGTGCAGCTGTGACAATGCGTGGTTCAAGAATTGGTCAATAAACACAGCAAATGTCCATATCCCCTACCTCCGGAGCTATACTTGTCAGCAGCCAAATATCCAGAGTTTGTTGATAGATTTTGATGATTCTATGTGTAATTTTGACCTAGGAAAAGTTTGCTTCTTCTGCTCCTTCAGTCTGGTCCTCACAACCATGGTCTCCTCTTGGTTCATTGCCAAGATGACTCCATCTCTATGGTATGGGCTCTACATATTTTGAGCCTGGTACCTGGCCAAGTGGCATAGGACAGAGAAGGAGTTCATCTATGATGCCTTTGTCTCTTTCACTGCCACTGATGAGCAGTGGGTATATGAAGAGCTTGTTCCAGCCCTAGAAGAAGGTGGCCAGCCCACTTTTAAGCTCTGTCTTCACCACCGGGACTTTGAACCAGACATAGACATCTTTGAGAACATCCAGAATGCCATCAACACCAGCCAGAAAACTTTGTGTGTGGTCAGTAACCACTACCTGCACAGTGAATGGTGCCAGCTTGAAGTACAGCTGGCCAGCATCAAGATGTTCTATGAGCACGAGGATGTCATCATCTTGATCTTCCTGGAAGAGATCCCAAACTATAAGTTATCCAGCTACCACCGACTCAGGAAACTTGTGAATAGGCAGACATTTATCACCTGGCCAGACAGTGCCCAAGAGAGGCCACTCTTCTGGGCTCGTATTAGAAATGCATTGGGCAACAAATCTGTGGAGAAAGACAACGCACAGCTAATTGTGGCCCAGTGA